The Burkholderia sp. PAMC 26561 genome includes the window CTTGCAGCATCAGTGGCACACCATGACGAAGACCGGCAAGGTCGCAATGCTCAACAAGCTGAACCCGAAACCCTTTGTGGAAATCCATCCTGAAGATGCGGCGGCGTTGGGCATTGAAACGAAGGACGCCGTCGAGATCAGGTCGCGTCGCGGTCGTGCTGTGTTGCCGGCCGTCGTGACAGATCGCGTTCGCGCCGGCAACTGTTTTGCGCCGATGCACTGGAACGATGTCTATGGTGACGAGCTTTGCATCAACGCGGTGACCAATGATGCGGTCGATCCCATTTCGCAGCAGCCCGAATTCAAGTTCTGCGCCGTTGCGCTGAGTCGCGTTGCGCCTGGAACGAGCGACGTCATACCCGATACGCACGACGATCACACCGACATCACTCAGGAACCGGACATGTCCCGCATAGATGCTCTTTCCACGTTGCTCGGCATTCCGGAAACGCCGGCGCCGCAACTCAGCGACGCGGAGCGTTTGTATGCAGCCGGATTCATGAGCGGGTTGCGTTCGAACGAAGGGCGCGCGACTCACGGTGTTCCCGTGCTGCCGGTGAGCGCCCCGTTTGCCCCGCAGACCCGCCTTTGGTTCGATGGCGTGCTCGCCGGTCTGTTCAGCCGCGCGGAAGGGGCCTCAGCCCTCCAGCAACCGGTACAGGAACCGGCGGTTCGCATCGTGCGGGCACGGCCGAAGGTCACTTTGTTGTGGGCATCGCAAACAGGCAACATCGAATCGTTGACCGAGCGCTATGCGACTCAGCTCATGGAGTCGGGCTTCGAGATTCGTACATCGTGCATGGATGATTTTGCGGTATCGGGCCTGGAAAAAGCGCAATACGTGCTGCTGATGACCAGCACGTTCGGCGATGGCGATGCACCCGATAACGGCCAAAGCTTCTGGGCCGAACTTCAAGCCGATAACGCACCGCGTCTGGACACCGTGCATTACGCGGTGCTCGCTTTCGGCGATCGCAACTACGACGCGTTCTGCGGCCACGGACGAAAACTGGATGCACGCATGCTGGAGCGCGGCGCTAGACGCCTCGCCGACCGCGTGGACTGCGATGTCGAATATCAACCCGATGCCGACGCCTGGCTCGAACGGATTGCCGCGCGCATCAAGGCGGAAGACGAAGCGCTGCATGCAGTTGCCGCCGATGGAATGATCCCTTCCGTTTTGCCTGGGACTGTTGCTTCGAAGGCGCATCCGGCTACGTCGCGGCTTGTAAAGAACTTGCGGTTGAACAAGCAGGGCGCGACGAAGGACACACGGTATTTCTCGCTAGCATCGAAGGACTCGGGCCTTGAATACGAAGTCGGCGATGCCTTGGGCGTGTGGCCGAGTAACTGCCCTGAACTCGTCGATGAACTCATCGGCCTGAGCCATCTTTCGCCCGATGCGCCTGTCACAGTAACGGGTGCGGGCGAGATGCGCCTGGCCGATGCACTTGGCAAGCATTACGAAATCGCGCGGCCAAGCGCTGACGCGCTTGCGTTCATTGCGGCACGGACAGACAACGGCACGTTGAAGGACATGCTCCGGGAAGATCGCAAGGCTGATCTGAAGAAATGGCTCTGGGGCCAGCAGTTGGCGGACGTCCTGCACGAGTTCCCGGTGAAGCTTTCCGCGAATGAACTGACTGGAATGTTGAAGCGCATGCAACCGCGCCTTTATTCGATCGCGTCGAGTCCCAAGGTGCATGCCGACGAGATCCACCTGACCGTGTCGGCGGTACGCTACAACAATGGGCGGCGTCATCGCAAGGGTGTGTCATCGACTTTCCTGGCCGATCGCGCAGAAGACGCCAACGTCCCTGTTTTCGTGCAAAAGTCGGCGCATTTCCGCCTACCGCGCAATGGCGATGCACCCATGATCATGGTCGGTCCCGGTACGGGCGTGGCGCCGTTTCGTGGCTTCCTGCATGAGCGCGAGGCCCGCGGCGATACCGGCCGCAACTGGCTGTTCTTCGGCGAGCAGCATGCCGCAACCGACTATTACTACGGCGATGAACTCGATGAAATGCGTCGCAAGGGCCTGCTGAACCGCCTTGATCTTGCGTTTTCTCGCGACCAGGCGGAGAAGATTTACGTGCAAGACCGGATGCGGGAGCAGGGCGCCGATCTTTGGAAGTGGCTCGAGGAAGGCGCGCATTTCTATGTTTGCGGCGACGCCAGCCGCATGGCGAAGGATGTGGATGCTGCCTTGAGATCCGTGGTGGTTCAGCAGGGCGGCATGAGCGACGACAGGGCGCGCGACTACGTGGGCCGCATGGTGAAGGAAAAGCGCTATGTGCGGGATGTTTATTGAAGCGGTCCGACAGCGACCCGTCTGAAAAAATCAGCCTTTAGCCAACGCTTCCCGATGCGCTTGCGCAAGCTCTGCCATGCTCGTGAACTTGAAGTCGATGCGAGGTTGCTCGCCCGGATTCATGGTCGCGCCAAAACCCTGTTGCGCATGACGTCGATAAATCCAGCACGATGCCAGTCCAAACGCATTAGCCGGCTTGTGGTCATGAAACAGGCTCTCCGCGGTGTGCAGAATTGCGCTCTTGGGAATGCCCATTCCGCCGAGCTTGTCCAGCATGTACTCAAAATTGCGCGGTGACGGCTTATACGATCCCACGTCCTCGGCGGTAATCACAGCGTCGAACGAAACCTTGAGCTTTGCATTGCTATAGGCAAAACTCTCGTTGTCGATATTGGAAAGAATTACCAGCTTGAAATGCTGCTTGAGGTATTGCAGTGCCTCCGCCGAATCCTCGAACGCAGGCCAATGCTGAACGGACTGCCCATACGTCGCGCATTCTTCGCGCGTGACGGGCACATTCCATTCTTCGGCGATCCGCTTATACACAATTGGAAGCAGATCGCGATAGCGCGTGGCCGGCGTGTAGAGTTGCTGCAACGACTCATGACGTGCGTGCGCTTCGAGCACGGCGTCGCGCGTAAGCGGTTGGCCCACGCGCTCGATCAGCGGCCTCAGGCCATTCATGATGCCGCTTTCCCAATCGATAAGCGTGCCGTAGCAGTCGAAAGTGAGAGCTTTGTAGTCGGTGAGTTTCATATGAATTGGCTAATGGAATGATCCGCTAGTCTAATGGATGGCACCGCGATTCATCCATCAAAAGCGGGGGCTTAGCCGCGCAGTTGCGTAGCTGCTATGTCCTCGAGCGAGCGGCCGCGGGTGGGCACACCCATCACCACGACCGCCAGCGCGCCGACGACCAACACGAAAGTCGTCGCGCCGAACACACCACCGAAACCCAGTATTGGATAGACATACCCCACCAGGATGGGCGCCGCGATCGCCCCCAGCCGTCCAATGGACGAAGCCATGCCTACGCCGGTCGTGCGCACGTCGGTGGGGAACACCTCGGGCGTGTACGCATAAACGCCGGCATACGTGCCGTTCATGAAGAACGACAGCAACACCCCGGACGCCATGATGCCGGCATCGCTGCGCGTGAGCGCAAGACCAAGCGCGGAGACGCCGCCGAGGACCATATACGATGCAATCGTCGCCTGCCGTCCGATTTTTTCGTTGAGCCACGCGCCCGAGAAATAGCCGGGAATCTGAGCGATGTAGATCACGAGCGAATATGAAAAACTGCGCGTGATCGTCATGCCGTTCTGCACGAGCAGACTGGGAATCCACGTGAAGAATGCGTAATAGCTGAAGGTTATCGATAGCCACATGATCCACGTCATCGCCGTGATGCGTGCGAGATTGCGCGACCACAAGGCCTTCACGTTCGCAAGCGCGGACGCGCGTTGAGCGG containing:
- a CDS encoding haloacid dehalogenase type II; the encoded protein is MKLTDYKALTFDCYGTLIDWESGIMNGLRPLIERVGQPLTRDAVLEAHARHESLQQLYTPATRYRDLLPIVYKRIAEEWNVPVTREECATYGQSVQHWPAFEDSAEALQYLKQHFKLVILSNIDNESFAYSNAKLKVSFDAVITAEDVGSYKPSPRNFEYMLDKLGGMGIPKSAILHTAESLFHDHKPANAFGLASCWIYRRHAQQGFGATMNPGEQPRIDFKFTSMAELAQAHREALAKG
- a CDS encoding sulfite reductase subunit alpha, producing the protein MNTGTVKSVCPYCGVGCGMVLHVEDGQVVKVSGDKEHPANFGRLCTKGQSAHVALRKSGRLESAFIRHARGQDPVPLPMTQALTDTAHRLRAILDKHGPDALSFYVSGQMSIEAQYLVNKLAKGFVGTNNIESNSRLCMASAGSGYKLSLGADGPPGSYQDIDKANLFFVIGANMADCHPILFLRMMDRVKAGAKLIVVDPRRNATADKAGLFMQIKPGTDLALINGLLHLLYENGHTDAGFIDEATEGWDAMPAFLADYTPAKVAAITGIPEADIRRAAQWIGEAPEWMSCWTMGLNQSTHGTWNTNAICNLHLATGKICRPGSGPFSLTGQPNAMGGREMGYMGPGLPGQRSVLVDEDRKFIEDLWRIPEGSLRTSVGNGTVDMFSRMAAGSIKACWIICTNPVASVANRQTVIAGLQAAELVITQDAFLDTETNRYADVLLPGALWAEAEGVMINSERNMTLTQKAVDPPGTAMPDWQIVAQVACEMGFADAFSYASAEDVFAEIVRTSNAKTGYDLRGASHERLRESPLQWPVERDAASDRNPVRYINDGVHQTLKVSPDGSRPRLVFPTASGKAVFFARPHVQPAEMPDVERPVVLNTGRLQHQWHTMTKTGKVAMLNKLNPKPFVEIHPEDAAALGIETKDAVEIRSRRGRAVLPAVVTDRVRAGNCFAPMHWNDVYGDELCINAVTNDAVDPISQQPEFKFCAVALSRVAPGTSDVIPDTHDDHTDITQEPDMSRIDALSTLLGIPETPAPQLSDAERLYAAGFMSGLRSNEGRATHGVPVLPVSAPFAPQTRLWFDGVLAGLFSRAEGASALQQPVQEPAVRIVRARPKVTLLWASQTGNIESLTERYATQLMESGFEIRTSCMDDFAVSGLEKAQYVLLMTSTFGDGDAPDNGQSFWAELQADNAPRLDTVHYAVLAFGDRNYDAFCGHGRKLDARMLERGARRLADRVDCDVEYQPDADAWLERIAARIKAEDEALHAVAADGMIPSVLPGTVASKAHPATSRLVKNLRLNKQGATKDTRYFSLASKDSGLEYEVGDALGVWPSNCPELVDELIGLSHLSPDAPVTVTGAGEMRLADALGKHYEIARPSADALAFIAARTDNGTLKDMLREDRKADLKKWLWGQQLADVLHEFPVKLSANELTGMLKRMQPRLYSIASSPKVHADEIHLTVSAVRYNNGRRHRKGVSSTFLADRAEDANVPVFVQKSAHFRLPRNGDAPMIMVGPGTGVAPFRGFLHEREARGDTGRNWLFFGEQHAATDYYYGDELDEMRRKGLLNRLDLAFSRDQAEKIYVQDRMREQGADLWKWLEEGAHFYVCGDASRMAKDVDAALRSVVVQQGGMSDDRARDYVGRMVKEKRYVRDVY